One window from the genome of Corvus moneduloides isolate bCorMon1 chromosome 9, bCorMon1.pri, whole genome shotgun sequence encodes:
- the LOC116447743 gene encoding myomegalin-like isoform X4, with the protein MKENCRICGRELCGNQRRWIFHTAAKLNLQVLLSHVLGRELCRDGRSEFACSKCAFMLDRIYRFDTVIARIEALSIERLQKLLLEKDRLKFCIASMYRRNNDDSSTEDRAGEGTVDLSNLPDARYAALLQEDFTYSGFEYWMDQEEHGLEPHSCHHSEGTGNRPRRCRGCAALRVADADYEAICKVPRKVARSISCGLSSRWSASIGNEESSVCDVAESTSSRVAVDGDSMEEGTPASSVESLDTTVEASPPQQKDEDADKGLKGNGKCDDFSDDRMTPSSSLSGNRLELALNLIKTLDYKPLQSPRGSRLPIPVKSSLPPPKLSRDLADGSASSAGLACASSAFLNTDRKSFSRAPLGLPLEISELQELWDDLCEDYMPLRVQNLQDERQQPAPGNPAAGEHVSDVCAAELQGKIQHFEAANKLLQEKLNELNFELKSVQETSQRQDRTIQSLNEALKGKESKTEELYHIIEGQNETMAKLRDMLHRNHLGQLQVSESPLSPQEQQMSLLDLQNTLFCTKLELQKLKRAQRQKEHQLAEAKRATQLLETTVHEEEQQKEATWKHSQELRAVVQQLQAELQDKAQQLQTLEWEKSHELQAQEQRVQRLTQQLARKEQLLQESRELLQCQQSLEKSPAAMNAMLEKLQQRVSDRDAALERAVDEKFCALEKKEQELQQLRLSIRERGSDLQRLRNVLSSNEATIHSLESLLKAKTLELEQVSATCQNLRWLKEEIEAKSCSRQKEQEGIIQQLQTCLHDRNKEVEELTATLLCKLGPGQSEVAEELCLRLQHKEKMLQDLLSDRNRQTMEHDAEIRELLQALSTKEQLSRVAAEKMAQALAERSCELQLLRQHLLGKDPAGTPSAGARPLKQDKQSIQEILLRACGTTVVAGSPQEDSSCRTEGVTMSAAELEKDLVNAKEELELMVKKEKESRQELTALQSVVATQEEELQVQASDIESLTRTIQIKEDLIKDLQMQLVDPEEIPAVERLTQEVLVLREKVAVAESRGQEATGNRRQQLLLMLEGLVAERNRLNEALQAERQLYGSLVKFHTHPDSAARDHALQVELEGVHKLRGQLEEALGRSLECLSRLETQGAIGGQAAGTHTDDASTNFTDSMKEEAARGLAIQQSKPRARKENGGTERSTAPTVPERELRAEEELRELKAQLEEAGFSSVSHIRKAMLSLCLENAELKERMGEATSLLESGEQEEPGLGSPLAPEPRRLQRKSRSSLGDRPAGGSGDGQGFPAERGTVPTKRPALEARSQDDMPKRPCPGSPGGGDGSHGEGSVPGGGWPGLGAELRSQVAQGQRQCQELQDKLAASEATVRAQAEQLEKYHVLLREPQTQQLSKQVQVDFQDLGYETCGRSETEADRDETTSPECEEPDVFSETSLGEELGSLCQPGMSRAGKTSQKTMALEDVEALHQHIQDLKAQLLNANKVIQSLQRRARSISVTSGYTSGAERPLPGPKALASPAHSLTDEDEGWQSDGHDTLCPPALRAHRDLQSLVHRVALLEAQLPAAKRGGTLPKELQSATWPGKYNSLIQAQARELSHLRQMLREGRGVSRSLAQHLRDALRSFEDLLRGTDIDYYLGQGFREQLAQGRQLAERLSDKLGTRDRQDGEDKTSHELLAQRLSRELQEKKVIESLEVKLQERSESPGSSCPPSESSHSASSSSFTSEGLEPCSDGDVASEYSQCHEEPAQHAGLHFDSLSKPVSAPLPALTPRLPPFLPAGPPPPVAPSLLGCCGNSVCSLAEAQQELQVLRRQLGESVTLPMAPAKPTVPLGPFGEGSKAPASFCRHGALQGLAELPGATDTRTLWDVPPPGQLLYGALPLGYPSSQKLTGADLLEEHLVEIRNLRQRLEESICTNDRLREQLERRLASTSKASGCPSDVYAQTPELGLQLSRENQALHEENRTLRLQRDHLSQELARVQETLLAACSRAREAEAELGQRRGKQRRLAEELTECQESVRQLRDERRSLQEDNNRLQHSVTLLQQQSEEQHLLLQTLRAELHVYESLPGPSAETRAGCFPSPPVRDVGTNSAAPLFSRLPSDTSVVRGTDEPHGADVLVRKSEGLTGAHVVGCLDTYRALEQHIIEGKALARELMCLTRPALGLPSCPLLGKEVKCGQHRAGSTWGPDPLRTVHNVAPEPRSSPEACRAGRRQGVSSPGNAAGTALPRWAEHCQCPGAVGWGCPSSTCSRTLLPQALGWTGTGQGHLWGSASTLHGILEECVSLLTAFWSTVLPVSPAQHQGKEQVLQGEIAALRAQLSEREDALQSTAKRLHSTAQLKDSMEQFIVSQLTRTHNVLRKARTNLEVKAQQALPVA; encoded by the exons atgaAGGAAAACTGCCGGATTTGCGGCCGGGAGCTGTGTGGCAACCAGCGGCGATGGATCTTTCACACGGCGGCCAAGCTGAatctgcaggtgctgctctcccacgtcctgggcagggagctgtgccgGGATGGCAGGTCCGAATTCGCGTGCAGCAAGTGTGCCTTCATGCTGGACCGCATCTACAGGTTCGACACGGTCATCGCTCGCATCGAAGCCCTCTCCATCGAGCgcctgcagaagctgctgctggagaaggaccGTCTCAAATTCTGCATTGCAAGCATGTACCGCAGGAACAACGATGACTCCAGCACggaggacagggctggggaggggactGTGGACCTTTCCAACCTGCCTGATGCACGGTACGCTGCCCTCCTTCAGGAGGACTTCACTTACTCTGGGTTTGAATATTGGATGGATCAAGAAGAGCATGGGCTGGAGCCACACAGCTGCCACCACTCTGAGGGAACAGGGAACCGCCCACGGCGCTGCCGGGGTTGTGCTGCCCTGCGTGTGGCTGATGCTGACTATGAAGCCATCTGCAAAGTGCCCCGAAAGGTGGCCAGAAGCATCTCCTGCGGGCTGTCCAGCCGCTGGTCAGCCAGCATAGGCAACGAGGAGTCATCTGTGTGTGATGTGGCCGAGTCCACAAgctccagggtggctgtggATGGGGACAGCATGGAGGAAGGCACGCCTGCATCCTCTGTTGAGTCCCTGGACACCACTGTGGAGGCAAGCCCTCCACAGCAGAAGGATGAAGATGCAGATAAGGGACtgaaagggaatgggaaatgtGACGATTTCTCAGATGACCGCATGACCCCAAGCTCTTCACTGAGCGGGAacaggctggagctggcccTCAATTTGATCAAGACTTTGGACTATAAACCCCTTCAGAGCCCCCGAGGCAGCCGACTACCTATTCCTGTGAAGTCCAGCTTGCCCCCTCCCAAGCTCAGCCGTGACTTGGCAGATGGCAGTGCTTCTTCTGCTGGCTTAGCGTGTGCTAGTTCTGCCTTCCTGAACACAGACAGAAAATCGTTTTCCAGAGCTCCTTTGGGCCTTCCCCTGGAAATTTCTGaactgcaggagctgtgggatgaCCTCTGTGAGGATTATATGCCGCTGCGGGTACAG aatTTGCAGGATGAACGtcagcagccagctccaggtaaccctgcagcaggggagcaCGTGTCCGAtgtgtgtgcagcagagctgcagggcaaaATCCAGCACTTTGAAGCTGCCAACAAG TTGTTACAGGAAAAGCTGAACGAAttgaattttgaattaaaatctGTCCAAGAAACATCACAAAGGCAAGATCGTACAATCCAGAGTCTGAATGAGGCCCTGAAGGGCAAAGAGAGTAAG ACAGAAGAGCTGTACCACATCATTGAAGGGCAGAATGAGACGATGGCCAAGCTGCGGGACATGTTACACAGAAACCATCTGGGACAGCTGCAG GTGTCAGAGAGCCCACTGTCACCCCAGGAGCAGCAAATGTCACTGCTCGATCTCCAAAACACACTTTTCTGCACCAAACTGGAGCTGCAGAAACTGAAGAGAGCTCAGCGCCAGAAAGAGCATCAGCTGGCTGAAGCCAAGAGAGCAACCCAGCTCCTGGAGACCACAGTCCAtgaagaagagcagcagaaagaggcAACCTGGAAACACAGCCAG GAGCTGCGTGCTGTGGTACaacagctgcaggcagagctgcaggacaaggctcagcagctccagacTTTGGAGTGGGAGAAAAGCCATGAGCTGCaggcccaggagcagagagttCAGCGTTTGACTCAGCAGCTGGCTCGCAAGGAGCAGCTTCTGCAG GAATCCAGGGAGCTTCTGCAATGCCAGCAAAGCTTGGAGAAGAGCCCTGCAGCCATGAATGCCATGTTGGAGAAACTGCAGCAGCGTGTCAGTGACAGGGATGCTGCTCTGGAG CGAGCGGTGGATGAGAAGTTCTGTGCCCTGGAGAAGAAGGAGCAAGAGCTACAACAGCTCCGCCTCTCAATCCGGGAGCGTGGCAGTGACCTGCAGAGGCTGCGCAATGTCCTCTCCAGCAACGAGGCCACCATTCAC AGCCTGGAGAGCCTCCTGAAAGCCAAAACCTTGGAACTGGAGCAGGTCTCAGCAACCTGCCAAAACCTCCGCTGGCTCAAAGAGGAGATTGAGGCCAAATCTTGCAGcaggcagaaggagcaggaggggatCATCCAACAGCTGCAGACCTGCCTGCATGACAGGAACAAGGAAGTGGAG GAACTTACAGCAACTCTGCTGTGCAAGCTGGGCCCCGGGCAGAGTGAGGtagcagaggagctgtgcctgcGTCTCCAGCACAAGGAGAAGATGCTGCAGGATCTCCTCAGTGACCGAAACCGTCAAACCATGGAGCATGATGCTGAAATtcgggagctgctgcaggctctgagcaccaaggagcagctgagcaga GTGGCTGCAGAGAAGATGGCACAGGCTTTGGCTGAAAGGAGCTGCGAGCTACAACTTCTGCGCCAGCACCTGTTGGGGAAGGACCCTGCTGGGACCCCATCAGCTGGTGCCAGGCCATTGAAGCAGGACAAACAATCCATACAA gaAATACTGCTAAGAGCTTGTGGAACTACAGTCGTTGCTGGATCCCCACAGgaggacagcagctgcaggacagagggag TTACAATGTCAGCAGCAGAACTGGAGAAGGATCTTGTCAATGCcaaagaggagctggagctaatggtgaagaaggaaaaggaaagcagg caggagctcacTGCTCTCCAGTCTGTCGTGGCCACACAGGAGGAGGAACTGCAGGTGCAGGCCTCGGATATCGAGTCCTTGACCAGAACCATCCAGATCAAAGAGGACCTCATCAAG GATCTGCAGATGCAGCTGGTGGATCCTGAAGAAATTCCAGCTGTGGAAAGGCTGACACAAGAGGTGCTGGTGCTTCGGGAGAAAGTGGCCGTAGCAGAGTCACGAGGACAGGAGGCTACTGGAAACAGAAGGCAGCAG TTGTTACTGATGCTGGAAGGGCTGGTGGCTGAGAGGAATCGATTAAATGAGGCTCTTCAGGCAGAGAGGCAGCTCTATGGCAGCCTGGTGAAGTTTCACACACATCCAGACAG TGCTGCGAGAGACCACGCTCTGCaggtggagctggaaggggTCCACAAGCTCCGGGGACAGCTGGAAGAAGCTCTTGGAAGAAGCTTGGAGTGTTTGAGCAGGCTGGAGACACAGGGCGCCATAGGAG GTCAGGCTGCAGGTACACACACCGATGATGCCAGCACCAACTTCACCGACAGCATGAAGGAGGAGGCAGCCCGTGGCTTGGCAATCCAGCAG AGCAAGCCCCGGGCCCGCAAGGAAAACGGGGGCACTGAAAGGAGCACAGCACCCACCGTGCCAGAACGGGAGCTGCGGGCTGAGGAGGAGCTGCGGGAGCTGAAGGCGCAGCTGGAGGAAGCCGGcttctcctctgtctcccacatcAG GAAGGCGATGCTGAGCCTGTGCCTGGAAAACGCCGAGCTGAAAGAGCGGATGGGTGAAGCCACGTCGCTGCTGGAGAgcggggagcaggaggagcctgggctgggcagccccCTGGCCCCTGAGCCCCGTAGGCTGCAGCGGAAGAGCCGCAGTTCCCTCGGGGACCGCCcggccgggggcagcggggaTGGCCAGGGGTTCCCGGCAGAGAGGGGAACTGTGCCCACCAAACGCCCAGCGCTGGAGGCTCGATCCCAGGATGACATGCCCAAGagaccctgccctggcagcccgGGTGGAGGGGACGGGAGCCAT GGGGAGGGCTCCGTTCCTGGCGGGGGCTGGCCGGGGCTGGGCGCAGAGCTGCGCTCCCAGGTGGCACAGGGCCAAAGGCaatgccaggagctgcaggataAGCTTGCTGCCTCGGAGGCCACAGTGCGGGCGCAagctgagcagctggagaagtACCACGTCCTGCTCC GTGAACCTCAgacccagcagctcagcaagcAAGTGCAGGTGGACTTCCAGGACCTGGGCTATGAGACCTGTGGGCGAAGTGAGACCGAGGCCGACCGTGACGAGACTACCAGCCCTG AGTGTGAGGAGCCAGATGTATTCAGTGAGACCAGCCTGGGTGAGGAGCTggggtccctgtgccagccagggATGTCCAGAGCAGGCAAAACTTCCCAGAAAACCATGGCCCTGGAGGATGTGGAAGCCCTGCATCAGCACAtccaggacctcaaagcccagcTGCTCAATGCCAACAAGGTGATCCAGAGCCTGCAGCGGCGTGCCCGCTCCATCTCTGTCACCAGTGGCTACACCTCGGGTGCTGAGCGGCCCCTGCCAGGTCCCAAGGCCTTGGCATCCCCAGCCCACAGCCTCACAGATGAGGACGAGGGCTGGCAGTCAGATGGCCATGACACGCTCTGTCCGCCTGCCCTGCGGGCACACCGCGACCTGCAGAGCCTGGTGCACCGCGTCGCCCTGCTCGaggcacagctgcctgcagccaagCGTGGAGGCACTTTGCCCAAGGAGCTGCAATCTGCCACTTGGCCAGG GAAATACAACTCATTGATCCAGGCACAGGCTCGGGAGCTCTCCCACTTGCGGCAGATGCTGCGGGAGGGCCGTGGGGTGAGCCGCAGCCTGGCCCAGCACCTGCGGGATGCCCTGCGGTCCTTTGAGGACCTTCTTCGTGGCACTGACATCGACTACTACCTGGGCCAGGGCTTTCGGGAGCAGCTGgcccagggcaggcagctggCTGAGAGACTCAGCGACAAGCTGGGCACCA GAGATCGACAAGATGGGGAGGATAAAACCAGTCACGAACTCCTGGCACAGAG GCTCAGCCGGGAGCTCCAGGAGAAGAAGGTGATTGAGAGCCTGGAAGTGAAGTTGCAGGAGCGCTCTGAGTCCCCAGGTAGCAGCTGCCCGCCCTCGGAGTCATCCcactctgccagcagctcatCCTTCACctctgaggggctggagccctgCTCTGATGGGGATGTGGCCAGCGAGTACAGCCAGTGCCACGAGGAGCCCGCCCAACATGCAG GCCTTCACTTTGACTCCTTGTCCAAACCTGTTAGTgcccccctgcctgccctgacCCCCAGGCTGCcccctttcctgcctgctgggccCCCTCCTCCCGTGGCCCCGTCActcctgggctgctgtgggaattCTGTCTGCTCCCTGGCTGAGGCGCAGCAGGAACTGCAGGTGCTCCGGAGGCAACTGGGAGAAA GTGTGACACTGCCCATGGCACCAGCAAAGCCCACAGTCCCACTGGGCCCCTTTGGAGAGGGCAGCAAAGCCCCAGCATCGTTTTGCCGACATGGTGCACTGCAGGGCCTGGCTGAGCTCCCCGGGGCCACCGACACCCGCACCCTCTGGGATGTGCCCCCGCCTGGCCAGCTGCTCTATGGGGCCCTGCCCCTGGGGTACCCCTCCAGCCAGAAGCTAACAG gggcAGACCTGCTGGAGGAACACTTGGTGGAGATCCGCAACCTGCGCCAGCGCCTGGAGGAGTCCATCTGCACCAATGACCGGCTCCGGGAGCAGCTGGAGCGCCGCCTGGCCTCCACCAGCAAGGCCAGTG GATGTCCCAGTGATGTCTATGCCCAGACACCAGAactggggctgcagctgagcagggagaacCAGGCTCTGCACGAGGAAAACCGGACCCTGCGGCTCCAACGTGACCACCTCTCCCAAG agctggcacGAGTGCAGGAGACACTCCTGGCTGCCTGCTCCCGGGCACGGGAGgctgaagcagagctgggccagAGGCGTGGGAAGCAGCGGAGGCTGGCGGAAGAGCTCACTGAGTGCCAAGAGAGTGTCCGGCAGCTCCGTGATGAGCGGCGCTCTCTGCAGGAGGACAACAACAG gctgcagcactCAGTGACgctactgcagcagcagagtgaggagcagcacctgctcctgcAGACCCTGCGTGCAGAGCTGCACGTCTACGAGAGCCTCCCTGGCCCCTCTGCTGAGACACGAGCAG GCTGCTTCCCATCTCCTCCAGTGCGGGATGTTGGCACTAACTCAGCAGCTCCCCTCTTCTCCCGACTGCCCTCTGACACGTCGGTGGTCCGAGGGACGGACG AGCCACATGGGGCAGATGTGCTGGTGAGGAAGAGTGAGGGACTGACGGGGGCTCACGTTGTCGGCTGCCTGGACACGTACcgagccctggagcagcacatCATAGAGGGGAAGGCCTTGGCCCGGGAACTGATGTGTCTCACACGCCCGGCGCTCGGGCTGCCCAGCTGTCCACTCCTGGGAAAGGAGGTAAAGTGTGGGCaacacagggctggcagcacctgGGGGCCAGACCCTCTGCGCACTGTGCATAATGTGGCTCCCGAGCCCAGAAGCAGCCCCGAggcctgcagggctggcaggaggcagggagtCTCcagcccagggaatgctgctggcactgccctgccGCGCTGGGCTGAGCACTGCCAGTGCCCGggtgcagtgggatgggggtgCCCGAGCAGCACCTGCTCCCGCACCCTTCTCCCACAGGCCCTGGGATggacaggcacagggcaggggcacctgtggggcagtgccagcaccctGCACGGCATCCTGGAGGAGTGTGTGTCTCTCCTCACTGCCTTCTGGAGCACTGTGCTGCCCGTGAGCCCCGCCCAGCACCAGGGCAAg